One stretch of Streptomyces sp. NBC_00443 DNA includes these proteins:
- a CDS encoding zinc finger domain-containing protein: MKNRQTLTDHQASARAALKQRGVWVPGPVYPTVESAQAAARRVPLARQLSAYLPIGDFEAYGARCEDGGALWVRHVGGDGPALEPMPQRMTVRVPTYGSGPGYSGVGIVTVSIAPTCPVCGGPRGFDDVKADPFMRDGETFVRDRWANRCGHQDRYDLVLDEARRTPPAPGGKTPEDAPARKLPALAVPCTRCGAKAGDLCTSHNGARLRLVDVHRPRTDAWHAHRVKTVPAAALVLAAANRRDVNHGRQAADLLAAKGFTAEADAVETLLKIQNGHLSAKQTVTYLVERAETGRGGEA; the protein is encoded by the coding sequence GTGAAGAACCGTCAGACCCTCACCGACCACCAGGCATCCGCCCGCGCGGCGCTGAAGCAGCGCGGCGTGTGGGTGCCGGGTCCGGTCTACCCGACCGTCGAGAGCGCGCAGGCCGCCGCGCGACGTGTGCCCCTGGCCCGCCAGTTGTCGGCCTACCTGCCGATCGGCGACTTCGAGGCGTACGGCGCCCGGTGCGAGGACGGCGGCGCCCTGTGGGTGCGGCACGTCGGCGGTGACGGCCCGGCCCTGGAGCCGATGCCGCAGCGCATGACGGTCCGCGTGCCCACGTACGGCAGCGGCCCCGGTTACAGCGGTGTCGGCATCGTCACCGTGTCGATCGCGCCGACCTGCCCCGTGTGCGGTGGTCCGCGCGGCTTCGACGACGTCAAGGCGGACCCGTTCATGCGGGACGGCGAGACGTTCGTCCGGGACCGGTGGGCCAACCGTTGCGGGCACCAGGACCGTTACGACCTCGTCCTCGACGAGGCCCGCCGCACCCCGCCCGCACCGGGCGGGAAGACCCCCGAGGACGCCCCGGCGCGCAAGCTCCCGGCCCTCGCCGTGCCGTGCACCCGGTGCGGCGCGAAGGCTGGGGACCTGTGCACGAGCCACAACGGGGCGCGGCTGCGTCTGGTCGACGTTCACCGGCCGCGCACCGACGCGTGGCACGCCCACCGGGTGAAGACCGTCCCGGCGGCGGCGCTGGTCCTCGCGGCCGCGAACCGACGGGACGTCAACCACGGCCGCCAGGCCGCCGACCTCCTCGCCGCGAAGGGCTTCACCGCCGAGGCCGATGCCGTCGAGACCCTGCTGAAGATCCAGAACGGGCACCTGTCCGCGAAGCAGACGGTCACGTACCTCGTCGAGCGGGCCGAGACCGGCCGGGGCGGTGAGGCGTGA
- a CDS encoding helix-turn-helix domain-containing protein yields MRSRSPGERGAKPHRYRLNADALREKARAAGDTEQREIARRTGIDEGALSRLLAGTRSPSLETVVALAAAYGGPIEDLLTRPDGTPLRIPAQAVRTAAAVG; encoded by the coding sequence ATGCGCAGTCGAAGCCCCGGAGAACGGGGCGCGAAGCCGCACCGGTACCGCCTCAACGCCGACGCCCTACGCGAGAAGGCACGGGCGGCCGGCGACACCGAACAGCGGGAGATCGCCCGCCGGACCGGCATCGACGAGGGCGCCCTCTCCCGGCTTCTGGCCGGGACCAGGAGCCCGAGCCTCGAAACGGTCGTCGCCCTCGCGGCGGCCTACGGCGGCCCGATCGAGGACCTGCTCACCAGGCCCGACGGCACCCCGCTCCGGATCCCCGCACAGGCCGTACGGACGGCCGCCGCCGTCGGCTGA
- a CDS encoding YqaJ viral recombinase family nuclease — MTVMTASAETSVSAEGRPDAPTARLILPAGASREEWLTVRRAGLGGSDVARILGLDEYAGALRVWEEKAGYEEPSNDRMKWGTRLEGVIAEGFEEETGLVTAIPAGTFAHLDHPWALANIDRHVLEDGVVVAPLELKNKSEYVARKWENTEEAPDAPALQAHWYTAVGGYSHSYVAALLGGNRLTVFRQERNEELIAELFRICGEWYQRHIVEGVRPKADGLKGTKDLLAALYDVKPEAVKEIPLSEAKELRARRASLKDQAKALEQQLNEVENQMRDRAGEDAIVKSGKGIAWTWKPTGKFSDKQFREKYPEHVAQYTTTVEVIDSARVKAELPEIHTKCRARVLLVPAKEI; from the coding sequence ATGACCGTCATGACCGCCTCGGCCGAGACCAGCGTCTCGGCCGAGGGTCGGCCCGACGCGCCGACCGCCCGCCTCATCCTTCCCGCCGGCGCTTCCCGCGAGGAGTGGCTGACCGTCCGTCGTGCCGGTCTGGGCGGCTCCGACGTCGCCCGCATCCTCGGCCTCGACGAGTACGCCGGCGCCCTGCGCGTGTGGGAGGAAAAGGCCGGATACGAGGAGCCGTCGAACGACCGGATGAAGTGGGGGACGCGCCTGGAGGGCGTGATCGCCGAGGGCTTCGAGGAGGAGACCGGTCTCGTCACCGCGATCCCGGCCGGGACGTTCGCGCACCTCGACCACCCTTGGGCGCTGGCGAACATCGACCGTCACGTCCTGGAGGACGGCGTCGTCGTCGCTCCGCTGGAGCTGAAGAACAAGAGCGAGTACGTCGCGCGGAAGTGGGAGAACACCGAGGAGGCGCCCGACGCCCCGGCGCTCCAGGCGCATTGGTACACGGCCGTCGGCGGTTACTCGCACTCGTACGTGGCCGCCCTCCTCGGCGGGAACCGGCTGACCGTCTTCCGGCAGGAGCGGAACGAGGAGCTGATCGCCGAGCTGTTCCGCATCTGCGGCGAGTGGTATCAGCGCCACATCGTCGAGGGTGTCCGCCCGAAGGCCGACGGCCTGAAGGGCACGAAGGATCTCCTCGCCGCCCTCTACGACGTCAAGCCCGAGGCGGTCAAGGAGATCCCCCTCAGCGAGGCGAAGGAGCTGCGCGCCCGCCGAGCTTCCCTGAAGGACCAGGCGAAGGCCCTGGAGCAGCAGCTCAACGAGGTCGAAAACCAGATGCGCGACCGGGCCGGTGAGGACGCGATCGTCAAGTCCGGCAAGGGCATCGCCTGGACCTGGAAGCCCACCGGCAAGTTCAGCGACAAGCAGTTCCGCGAGAAGTACCCGGAGCACGTCGCCCAGTACACGACCACGGTCGAGGTCATCGACTCGGCCCGCGTGAAGGCCGAACTCCCCGAGATCCACACGAAGTGCCGCGCACGCGTGCTGCTCGTGCCTGCGAAGGAGATCTGA
- a CDS encoding exonuclease domain-containing protein — translation MRDGGWLNRPMCGLDFETTGVDPESDRIVSAAVVLRGGGRPTGRTSWLADPGVEIPAGATAVHGITTEYARAAGRPAVEVVEEVTAAVAAAVADGCPLVVMNAPFDLTMLDREARRHGVTPLVDRCDPYVLDPRVLDKRVSRRRGSRTLTDLARHYVVPLFGAHSAEADAVAACAVTYKIGNRYRFLADTPLPRLHAEQIRWAADQQQGLRDYFARTPGKEHQAATVRLDWPMIPVPVATGSGR, via the coding sequence GTGCGTGATGGGGGTTGGCTCAACCGCCCCATGTGCGGCCTGGACTTCGAGACAACGGGTGTTGACCCGGAGTCCGACCGGATCGTGTCGGCCGCCGTCGTCCTTCGGGGCGGCGGCCGGCCGACCGGCCGCACCTCGTGGCTCGCGGACCCCGGGGTCGAGATCCCGGCCGGGGCCACGGCGGTGCACGGCATCACCACCGAGTACGCGCGGGCGGCCGGCCGCCCCGCCGTCGAGGTCGTCGAGGAGGTGACGGCCGCCGTCGCGGCGGCCGTCGCCGACGGCTGCCCCCTGGTCGTGATGAACGCGCCGTTCGACCTGACGATGTTGGACCGCGAGGCCCGCCGCCACGGGGTCACCCCGCTCGTCGACCGGTGTGACCCGTACGTCCTCGACCCGCGCGTCCTCGACAAGCGGGTCAGCCGACGGCGGGGCTCGCGGACCCTGACCGACCTTGCCCGTCACTACGTGGTGCCCCTGTTCGGTGCGCACTCGGCCGAGGCCGATGCCGTCGCGGCGTGCGCGGTCACCTACAAGATCGGCAACCGGTACCGGTTCCTCGCGGACACCCCGCTCCCGCGGCTGCACGCCGAACAGATCCGGTGGGCGGCCGACCAGCAGCAGGGGTTGCGGGACTACTTCGCGCGGACGCCCGGCAAGGAGCACCAGGCCGCCACCGTGCGCCTGGACTGGCCGATGATCCCGGTCCCCGTGGCGACGGGCAGCGGCCGGTGA
- a CDS encoding XRE family transcriptional regulator gives MRSMEERKAVARRFGALVTQLARDKGIAIESGAGGRAELATKLDINVSMVSRALDGEVLPQIWQFAKWAKVLDYPLRNLMVESGVIDAEDWPEDGVPVVPSVTTPPQPLTPDAAADSWQITNPLIRRGLIASIENALAMQAEENARSGVDGGAAARG, from the coding sequence ATGCGGAGCATGGAAGAACGAAAAGCAGTGGCGAGGCGCTTCGGCGCACTGGTCACACAACTAGCCAGAGACAAGGGGATCGCGATTGAGTCCGGCGCCGGCGGCCGCGCAGAGCTCGCCACCAAGCTGGACATCAACGTCTCCATGGTCAGCCGTGCCCTCGACGGCGAAGTCCTCCCCCAAATCTGGCAGTTCGCCAAATGGGCGAAAGTTCTGGACTATCCCCTACGCAACCTTATGGTCGAGTCGGGAGTCATTGATGCCGAGGACTGGCCCGAAGACGGGGTTCCGGTTGTACCCTCGGTGACCACACCGCCACAGCCGTTGACACCTGACGCTGCGGCCGACTCCTGGCAGATCACCAACCCCCTCATCCGTCGGGGCCTGATCGCCAGCATTGAGAACGCGCTTGCGATGCAGGCGGAGGAAAACGCGCGAAGCGGCGTCGACGGGGGTGCCGCAGCTAGGGGGTAG
- a CDS encoding recombinase RecT, whose protein sequence is MSTDLLARVRAASAAGTPSGAGRPAGAEEAATGNVPTAPGNAETVEALHTWLTRYEGHIARRLPSHVEAGAFLAAVRDRLPALEGCSPASILDAVLACASFGFIPDGREAVLTRDGALATFIPTYRGYVKAMHNSGFVTSVRVEMVYAGDEFTYEPTRPAPDDFVHRPNLDVPKDKRGEPRFAYAFAWLRGGDRSQPIILSSEDADEIRDLYSKAYQRARDAGTDDSFWHTHRLDMWRKSAIRRLYKLVPTSAEMRALEAVEEAAEAGRPQLDHAPDPEAAALVAEAERAARAAEGSQDVPSGTLKVKAKGRGRSKPKKQRGGRRGARGRA, encoded by the coding sequence ATGAGCACTGACCTGCTGGCCCGCGTGCGGGCAGCGTCGGCGGCCGGTACCCCCTCGGGGGCCGGCCGCCCGGCCGGGGCCGAGGAGGCCGCCACCGGCAACGTCCCCACGGCCCCGGGCAACGCCGAGACCGTCGAGGCGCTGCACACCTGGCTGACCCGGTACGAGGGCCACATCGCCCGCCGTCTGCCCTCGCACGTCGAGGCCGGGGCGTTCCTGGCGGCCGTCCGCGATCGGCTCCCGGCGCTGGAAGGCTGCTCGCCCGCGAGCATCCTGGACGCCGTCCTCGCCTGTGCGTCGTTCGGCTTCATCCCCGACGGCCGCGAGGCCGTCCTCACCCGGGACGGGGCCCTCGCCACGTTCATCCCGACGTACCGCGGCTACGTCAAGGCGATGCACAACTCGGGCTTCGTCACCTCGGTCCGGGTCGAGATGGTCTACGCGGGCGACGAGTTCACCTACGAGCCGACCCGCCCGGCGCCGGATGACTTCGTCCACCGGCCCAACCTCGACGTCCCGAAGGACAAGCGCGGGGAGCCGAGGTTCGCGTACGCCTTCGCCTGGTTGCGGGGCGGTGACCGGTCTCAGCCGATCATCCTGTCCAGCGAGGACGCCGACGAGATCCGCGACCTCTACAGCAAGGCGTACCAGCGGGCGCGGGACGCCGGGACCGATGACTCGTTCTGGCACACCCACCGCCTCGACATGTGGCGTAAGAGCGCGATCCGGCGCCTGTACAAGCTCGTCCCCACATCGGCCGAGATGCGCGCCCTGGAGGCCGTCGAGGAGGCGGCCGAAGCCGGTCGTCCGCAGCTCGACCACGCGCCGGACCCGGAGGCCGCCGCGCTGGTCGCCGAGGCCGAGCGTGCCGCCCGCGCCGCCGAGGGGTCGCAGGACGTTCCGTCCGGCACGCTGAAGGTCAAGGCCAAGGGGCGCGGCCGGTCGAAGCCGAAGAAGCAGCGCGGCGGGCGCCGTGGCGCGCGGGGACGTGCGTGA